A stretch of DNA from Syntrophales bacterium:
GTGCCTTCCTGCGATTGCCGCAGTCAGAAAAACATTTCCACACGCAAAGATCTCTGTCCTTGTCAAGCCCTGGGTTGCGGAACTTCTTTATGTCTGTCCGGATATTGACGAGGTTATCCTCTTTCAGAGTCCTGGCATACATGAGGGTATTGCCGGGAGGCTTAGACTGGCAAGAGAGCTGAAGAGCAAAAGGTTCGATATGGCTGTCCTTCTGCAAAACGCCATTGAGGCTGCAATTATTGCCCGGTTGGCCGGGATTCCGATAAGGGCTGGATATAATTCTGATGGGAGAGGATTTCTCCTGACACATTCGGTGCAGAGAACGGAAGAGATCAGGTCAGTGCATCAGATTGATTACTATCTGGAAATGGTCAAAGCTCTCGGCTTTAAATCGGCCGGAAGGAGTGTCAATCTCACGCTGACGGAGGGGCATTTCACCCTCTCGGAAGAAATTCTCAATCGGCATGGCATCGGTAAGGAAGAAATAATTATTGGTATGGCACCGGGAGCTACTTATGGGCCGGCCAAAAGATGGTTTCCAGAGAGGTTTTCCGAAGTTGCAGATAAGCTCATAGAAGATTTTTCCGTCCCGGTGATTCTTTTCGGAAGTTCTGATGACCGGGACAGTGCAGATAAGGTTCAACAAAGTTCAAAAAACAGACTCGTCAATTTGGCGGGTGAAACAAATCTTAAAGAAGCGATTTCTCTTATTGCAAGATGTAATCTTTTTATATCCAACG
This window harbors:
- the waaF gene encoding lipopolysaccharide heptosyltransferase II — encoded protein: MLKEIPAGKIENILIRGTNWIGDVVMCLPAIAAVRKTFPHAKISVLVKPWVAELLYVCPDIDEVILFQSPGIHEGIAGRLRLARELKSKRFDMAVLLQNAIEAAIIARLAGIPIRAGYNSDGRGFLLTHSVQRTEEIRSVHQIDYYLEMVKALGFKSAGRSVNLTLTEGHFTLSEEILNRHGIGKEEIIIGMAPGATYGPAKRWFPERFSEVADKLIEDFSVPVILFGSSDDRDSADKVQQSSKNRLVNLAGETNLKEAISLIARCNLFISNDSGLMHIAGALGIPTIAIFGSTNPVTTSPVGEKSIIINKKVDCSPCLKQVCPTDFRCMDLIGVDEVYDVARGILKE